Below is a window of Neodiprion virginianus isolate iyNeoVirg1 chromosome 4, iyNeoVirg1.1, whole genome shotgun sequence DNA.
cggaggaaaaaaaaatttaaaaaacatgGTTACCCAGCTCGGCAATGGCACGGGAAAGCACAGTGGTGGCGTCCAAGTGAGCGAAGGTCGTCGCTGGGGCGGGATCGGTCAAATCGTCAGCTGGCACGTAAATGGCCTGGACAGAAGTGATGGATCCCTTCTTGGTGGTGGTGATACGCTCCTGCATAGTACCCATGTCTGTTGCCAATGTTGGCTGGTAACCTACGGCTGATGGAATTCGACCAAGAAGAGCGGACACCTGGaagatgagagaaaaatttgatgaaatttgtttgGCCATTGACAAGATTTCATTCTCAatctttgttcttttttcttgttacCTCAGAACCGGCCTGGGTGAACCTGAAAATGTTGTCAATGAAGAGAAGCACATCCTGACCTTCCTGGTCACGGAAATATTCGGCAACAGTTAAACCGGTGAGGGCGACTCGGGCACGAGCGCCGGGGGGCTCATTCATTTGTCCGTATACTAGCGCTACTTTGGAGGTTTTGTCCTTGAGGGAGATTACACCGGACTCAATCATCTCGTGGTAAAGATCGTTACCCTCTCGGGTACGCTCGCCGACACCAGCAAACACGGAGTAACCACCATGGGCCTTGGCGACATTGTTGATGAGCTCCATGATCAGTACAGTCTTGCCTACTCCGGCACCTCCGAAGAGACCTGAAATATTCATGAATGAAGAATCTGCGCTTGCAAACTCGCTCGAAAGATCTGACGTTCTGATTTCGGACTATTCGAATTGGTGGTTAAATTACCAATTTTTCCTCCCTTGGCGTATGGGGCCAGAAGATCGACGACCTTGATACCGGTGACAAGAATTTCTTGCTCTACGGACATTTCTACGAACTCCGGAGCTTCAGCGTGAATTGCTGCTCTCAGCTCAGTCGGAATCGGACCACGCTCGTCGATCGGCTCACCGATTACGTTGATAATACGTCCCAGGGTTTCCGCACCTACTGGAATACGAATTGGGTACCCAGAGTCCTGGACTGCCTGTCCACGGACAAGTCCTTCGGTAcctgtgttaaaaaaaaatgacccaATTGCTTTAGAAATTTTGCTTATGGGCAGATTTTACTATTTTGGAAGTCATTTTTGCACAGCCTGTTACAATTGAAGGTGTTTTTAATAAGACTTATTTACCATCCATGGCGATTGTGCGAACGGTATTCTCTCCCAAGTGCTGGGCAACCTCAAGGACTAGCCTGGGGGAGCGATTTTGTACTTCGAGAGCATTGAGGATTGGCGGCAGGTTGTCCTCAAACTGTACGTCAACAACGGCACCAATAATGGCAACAACCTTGCCGGTTGAGCCGGTGGCTGCCTTGGGGGATGCCGCAGCTTTTGCATATTGCCGGTCTGCAAAAATGGCATGAAAAAATGACCTGAATTTCAAGAAAACAAACGTGTTTTATATGAATTAACCGAAATCCTAGCATTATGTGATAGGTAAACGAACTGATGCCAGATTATGACATAAGTAGATATGTACGTGTAGGTCTAAGATACATTGATTGATATGACTAGGCGtagagaaaatatttgactGACCGTGACCCCAAATTTTTGTGGTCTTGATtcgatattttgttttatttaattctaAATATACTCGCTTCGCACTTTGTGTATGtattaagaagaaaaatccaaGTAGTTGAAGCATTTAATTATTACATAATAGATTAAAAGAATATAGGAAATAAATGGGAGAAAATTTGCGCTAAATGAAACAGGAGAAGTTTGTCAATGTCGACGGAAATTTACGCGAAGTTTATAAAATCCAAGACTTCGGTCGGTATGAATTCTGGTACTTTGTAACAATTGAGTTTTTGGTACCGTAAATGTGAATTCTGCGGAATCCTCCGCCGCCTTGCGAATCGGCTCCCAGTTCAACATGGCGTCGCAATAtatacaaattgaaatttaaatggCAGAAGGAATTCGGTTCACGGTTTATTTAATCGTTTCAGGGGGAGTACATTCTTGatcgtaataattttcagtAAGCCCACGTAATGAAAAGTTTATACGACTTCGGTGTGACCTCAATGGCTGCCGTCTTAGTTCGGCCCAGTGAAGCAGCCAGCCAGTCGAGCCGAGCGACAGACAGAATTGGTATTATATAATCGATATTTGAATATCTTGGCAAAGATTTATAGAGCGATTGTTATTGATTAGGGCGAGACGATTGGACGGGGAAAGACAGCGGAAGGTTGTACGAAACAGTTGAGACAATATCAGCTGGTCTTGTGATTCGAAAAGTATTTAAAAACCGACCCAATCCGTCGACTTGCAGGGGTAAAGTCAGAGAGACCGAAGTGGCGGGACTGCTACAAGCGTTAGGGTTTTTTGTCAGGGTTTTATTACTACTTGATTGAAACTTACTGTTTATTGAAACCGCCCCAGCGACTTTAGCAGCTTCGTTTTGCAGAAGGGCGGGTTTTACAGCCCTCAGAGCCCCGGAGGCTGCCTTCGATACGGCACTCAACATCATGGCCGGTCAAGTGAGAAGGGAATACGACCGGAATGGGTTGTTTCCGTGTTCCGCAGTACCGTCGTCTATATCCAATTCTATGCGCAGATcctaatttatttttgtgcgcATACTGTTACGTCCGTCACTCCACTACGCTTGCGCGTTTCGATTTTctaaccttttttttccccgtttaTCAGCTACGCGTATAGATCGCTCGCACCGTCGATGATCTTGAACCGTTTTGGCGCCCTCGCAAAGATTACCGGTATAACTAGTGGATGCGAAGTTTTGAACCAGAGACTCTGTTTGAACAGTCACCTACCGTGACCGTCGGTATTCAACTTGTAATCAAACATCTGTGAAACTACACAGTCTGTGGAGGTTTAAGATGTCacttgtttttcatttgaaatagAGCGACCTTCGGAATCAAGATTTATGATTTTAACGCTAATTCTTGTCATATACGTTTGAGTTCGTATCGCAATAATGAGAACATTGTGCTAGTTATTAAAATCGCACAATGTATAAGTGGATTCGTTTACATTTCTAAAAACGTATCCGGTTGCAACTGACAGTTGCTGCTTTCACAATGTACAGTTTACATATAGCGAGTGGTGTTAAGGAagattgtagaaaattgataaaccaATTTGAAGAATGCGATACCGTGAGATTTCAAGACTTTAGCACTGTTTGGCAATCCATGAAATTCTCTGCGATATTCACGTGAGTTTATTCCGGTAGTATTTTCTTACTCTTTTATTCAGAACTATTATCACCGTTCAGTCATCTCCAAACTGACTCACTGCCGTACTTTCAGGGGTCGTCAATCTTATGCGGAGATGCTAGAGTTCTGTGAAGAGGTCCTGCAGATCGCTAAAGTCTTCATGTTGCCACCATATCGATTCAAGACTCAAATCGGTGGGTTGTATCTACTCTACGGATTGTACTACAAGCTACCTTGCAGGAAAATCAAAATAAGAGTGACTCTGTCAGAGTGGAAGGAAATCCTCGAGCTTCACAACAACATAAGAGAAGGCAATCACACCGACGCCAATTATATATTGTCCAAAATGATTTACAACGACGTATTTTATCACTGCGCATTTCACCGCGAGGTGCGAGTAATATTCCAAACCTAAATAATCTCCTAGACACgcttatcatttttttcattgctatgatttactttcctttttttgtcCACAGTACGGCTTAGAGAAGTTTCTTCGTGTCAAAGAAGTGCAGACTAATAATCAGTACTCACTTTTACCGACGCTCAGGGACATGGCAGAACCTGATCAGATATTGTCCAAGATAGAGACTTTTAGCAAAATTTATCACCAGGCCAAATCTGAGATTTCTAAAGGTAGCGAGCCCACAAGAGCCTTGAACATGTACGACGCCAAAACTGCTGAGAAgttaattaagaaaattaaagatGTAGAATATACTAGGCAACACCCCATCAGTGACACGATTGATGAGGAAAAGATGGTCTGCAGCAGGAAGTCGCTGAAAAATACATTGGAGAAAGGATCTCAGGTGTAAGTGTATCATAATCTATAtttagcatttttttaaaataacttCACTACCAGTTGCTAGTAATTGTTCATTTCTGTTTTGTTAAAATCACATTTTAACTATGCTTATCATCAATAATCTGTCACTGcctgctgattttttttttttctagaagGTACTGTTAGTCAGATTGGATTCTCCCACTTGTTTGATCTGTGTTCAGTAAAATAGAATGCCAGTctgcttttctttttgtcaTAAACTGGGTAAGATATTTGCCAATGTTATATTGTAGGAAAAGTTTCCCAGACAAATCTCGAGCGAAAATTGGACATGGGTTTGACACTGATTCATCAGATGAGGAAGAGTTAGAAATTAATCGACTGGATAATTACAATCCTAATTTACCAGAGAGATTTGAAGAATCTTCGGAttctgaataaataaaatttgtccTGCAAATACCTCAGCTGTTGAAGTAGCCCgacattttataattaaagtCAGTATCTAACATTACATACCAACAATTTTGATgcgtttaattttatatatttttattaaaaagtgcaCATCGGTGTAGAGAATATCATTTATGTAAATATGAATCGTGCATTAAACAAGCGGCTCCTTGAAAGAATAAGCCTTAAAATTGTAATGTTCTTGaaatggaagagaaaaaaccaGATTATCTGCATGTACGCACGGATAATAAGGGGATATCAATTAAATTACTAAACTTATTATTCTGAAAagaattcaattaaattactaacttttaaaaaatcgcTGCTAAGACTCGTTTCATCTTCTTCGTTCATAAACTTCTTCTAGGTGTTCATCATTGctttaattatatttcaagCGTGATCTTCTTTTTGCCGATCGTGTTAACTTTAATACTTGACGTATCGTAACAATTCCCCAGCCGAAATTTCGCGGCACAATGAATACAATGTTTAATGCAAATGCTGAGCTCCCTCTTCCTCACGAAACAAACCATGTAGAAAAATATCTTACCAATAGAAAGTaatctcgaaataaatttctaatCGCCTGAGCAGCATGCAACCAAATTTATGACAATTAGTTTAGTAAACTTTTAATTGATTGTTGTCGTCGAAGCCGGCGCTGTGCCCAGCGTTTCGGACTATAAAACTTGTTCCATCGTAATGCATGCGTCTTTCTCCCCTGCGGACGAATAGGTGCGAAGTTTGTCCCAAAGAGGCTGTGCAGTGTAAAAAGGGAGTTGTAAGAGACGCCGTGCCGTTGCTTGGTGACGTACGGAGTTGATACTTGTTGCTATTTCTTGCAATTCTGCAGACAAAAAAGAACAAGTGTGttcataatttataataattgattcatTTAACTTGACTCCGACCCAGACATTATGAAAGgttaatttattattgatgaGCTTGTACCTGACGAGTCCGTCGGGAGTTTGAGAAACTCTGACATTGTTTATTATCCAATTTTCAACTCCTTCGTCGGTTAGCCAGTACTGAGCGGCGCTAAGGGCGGTTGTAGCTTCCTGAACGCAGGCTGGGCCGTGTCGAGATTCTGAGTAAAAGACGCTCAGAGAAAAGTCCTGTGAGCAtcgataataatgatagttaTATTTGAACAAAGACTTGGGCATAGGAAAATTAGGAATTCCCCTACCTGACTCATGTCGGAAAATGTGTCGGTAGTTGTTCTCGTTCCAGCAGTATCAACCAGGTAAAACAAAGCGCATTGTTCTGAGGTGAAGCTGACGCCCTTGTACCACATTTTGGCATATCTAGTGTAAAAATTGTGCACGCGCGATTTCACAACTGGCTTTAATCTATAGTGTATTAAACTAACTTGTTGTTTCCATGGGTGTCGTGAGCCAGAATCTCAACCCGTGATCCATACTGATAAATCCTTCCGTTGGGGTGAAGAAGTGCTGCCGCGGCACCGGATCCGCTCAGTGATAGAACAATATTATTCTAAGTAGAAAGGACAGAGGATTTAAGGAATGACGAATTGGTCTAGGAGGAAGGAAAGCATAATCCGAACAAATTAGACTTGGTTTCACCATTCGAAATTGCCTGGTAATGTTTTGTCTTCATTTTCAATTGCGATACCTGCCTTGAAATTAATCACTCTAACTGCCCTGTCAATCGTCATGTCGACTCTGATCCTGTTGTGAAGTCTCAACGAAATTATTCCATGAGGTGTTGCAATAGCTCCACCGGCTCCGGTGTCTGTCTCATGCTCTCGCCAATTTTCAGTGTAGACGCAGGCTTCCTCTGTCGCGTAATAAGGCGTTGCTATTGGCTTTGGATTCCTCGGCTGACGCCAAATAGCTGCTGACGACGAAAACGTCCCGCTTCCAGTCACGCCTCCCCATTGATCCGACGGTGGTGTTTCaaagtattt
It encodes the following:
- the LOC124303665 gene encoding ATP synthase subunit beta, mitochondrial produces the protein MMLSAVSKAASGALRAVKPALLQNEAAKVAGAVSINNRQYAKAAASPKAATGSTGKVVAIIGAVVDVQFEDNLPPILNALEVQNRSPRLVLEVAQHLGENTVRTIAMDGTEGLVRGQAVQDSGYPIRIPVGAETLGRIINVIGEPIDERGPIPTELRAAIHAEAPEFVEMSVEQEILVTGIKVVDLLAPYAKGGKIGLFGGAGVGKTVLIMELINNVAKAHGGYSVFAGVGERTREGNDLYHEMIESGVISLKDKTSKVALVYGQMNEPPGARARVALTGLTVAEYFRDQEGQDVLLFIDNIFRFTQAGSEVSALLGRIPSAVGYQPTLATDMGTMQERITTTKKGSITSVQAIYVPADDLTDPAPATTFAHLDATTVLSRAIAELGIYPAVDPLDSTSRIMDPNIIGSEHYNIARNVQKILQDYKSLQDIIAILGMDELSEEDKLTVARARKIQRFLSQPFQVAEVFTGHAGKLVPLAETIKGFQKILAGDYDHLPEVAFYMVGPIEEVVAKAETLAKS
- the LOC124303667 gene encoding uncharacterized protein LOC124303667 isoform X1: MANAMVDFRKEIQKEGIQNVPVSTTAPSSAPLQLQSHQGTTNPPMRPRSLYTAHSYHAQTDESNFQRYTEFSKYFETPPSDQWGGVTGSGTFSSSAAIWRQPRNPKPIATPYYATEEACVYTENWREHETDTGAGGAIATPHGIISLRLHNRIRVDMTIDRAVRVINFKAGIAIENEDKTLPGNFEW
- the LOC124303667 gene encoding uncharacterized protein LOC124303667 isoform X3 — translated: MWYKGVSFTSEQCALFYLVDTAGTRTTTDTFSDMSQDFSLSVFYSESRHGPACVQEATTALSAAQYWLTDEGVENWIINNVRVSQTPDGLVRIARNSNKYQLRTSPSNGTASLTTPFLHCTASLGQTSHLFVRRGERRMHYDGTSFIVRNAGHSAGFDDNNQLKVY
- the LOC124303667 gene encoding uncharacterized protein LOC124303667 isoform X2 codes for the protein MYSIYAKMWYKGVSFTSEQCALFYLVDTAGTRTTTDTFSDMSQDFSLSVFYSESRHGPACVQEATTALSAAQYWLTDEGVENWIINNVRVSQTPDGLVRIARNSNKYQLRTSPSNGTASLTTPFLHCTASLGQTSHLFVRRGERRMHYDGTSFIVRNAGHSAGFDDNNQLKVY